A segment of the Patescibacteria group bacterium genome:
GTGAAAACATCTGCTGAAGCTGCAGCACATGCGTTGAAACATGGCTTTATCGCATCTAAAGATGAAAAAGAAATTAAAGAAGGAGTAGCTCAAGAGGCTAACTTTTTGGGACAATAACCCGAAGAGATTTCGGACAGATTTTATATACAAGTGGAGCTTTCATCTTTTCTATTTCTCCATCGAGTGATACCCACAACTTAGATCGTTTTGTTTTTATTTCTAGAGTATCCAAAGCTATTGTTGTAAATCCTGCTTTGTTTTTGATATCAGAAAACAGAGATCGAAATCCAAGCCACAGCATTTTAAATCTTCCAATATCTTTAGCAATTGAGATATGAAGCTTCCCGGACATAAAATCTTGTCGGCCGGCTAATATATCTGTACTACCAAAATCAAAAATATTATTCCCAATAAAAATTAGTGGGGTTTTTATTGATACTTGCTTATCATTCTTTTTTATTTCTAATTCAAGTGATGAGTAGCTTACAAAACTTTCATAAATAGCAATAATAAACGCAGTCCACTTTTTCCAGGACAACTTTTGATATCCCACTCTTCGTTTTATGAGCTGTGTATAAAACCCCACGCTAGAAAAGTTTACAAACTCTTTGCCATTAACTTCTGCAACATCAATATTGATAGTTTCACCAGTAATTACGGTAATAAATGCATCATTAATTGCTGTGCCAATGCCTATATGCTTGGCAAAATGATTAAACGTGCCTGCTGGAATTACAGCCAGTCGAATAGGAGTATAAATAAGATACTGAGTTAAAAGATTTACTGTTCCATCACCCCCACAAGCTATTACAGTTGTAGGTTTAAACTCCTCAAGCTTCTTTCTAAAATTTGCTCGAGTAAGCACATCCTGAATAAATGCGGTATGCACGGTAAAACCTTTTTCTTGAAGCATTTCTATTCCAGCTTCTATTTCCTGCTCACGAGCAACAAGGCCAGATTTTGAATTACGTATAAGGAGAATGGGTTCCATAGGTTAAGTATATGTCTTTTCTATAACCTTACCAATTATCTCTGATTTAAAATAATCTTTGAGTTCGTTGCCACTAATCCATTTATATTTACTTAATTCCCAACTCAATTGTAATTCGAAGTCTTTAACTGTTACTAAAAATATATCTAGCTGATGTGGGATAAGCATTACGCTTTCTTTTGCTTTGTGTAAAAATGTTACAGAAATAATATTCTCTTGCGTAATAGCAAGTTCTTCATGAAGCTCACGTACCAAAGCATGTTCAGCTGATTCTCCTTTATCAATGCCTCCTCCAGGTAGATGAAAATTAAACGGCGGCAAAGCACCTTTCACGATAAGAAAAAGCTTTGTTTCAGGATTGTAGATAAAACCACGCGCTACTTTGCGTCTTACTGAAATCATAGAGTGAGTGTAAGGCTGTTTAGGTAATAAAACAACTTAAAGTATGTTTAACGCTTAAGACTATTGACACAACTCATAAAATATATCAATATACTCTCTGGAAAGATCTGACATCGGAGCGTTTTCGATGATCAGAAAGATACGTAAGGGACGATACCATGACCAAAGCCACGGCTTCAGCGTCGATTCCCACCACCACCACTCTCAACCTCCGTG
Coding sequences within it:
- a CDS encoding diacylglycerol kinase family protein, with product MEPILLIRNSKSGLVAREQEIEAGIEMLQEKGFTVHTAFIQDVLTRANFRKKLEEFKPTTVIACGGDGTVNLLTQYLIYTPIRLAVIPAGTFNHFAKHIGIGTAINDAFITVITGETINIDVAEVNGKEFVNFSSVGFYTQLIKRRVGYQKLSWKKWTAFIIAIYESFVSYSSLELEIKKNDKQVSIKTPLIFIGNNIFDFGSTDILAGRQDFMSGKLHISIAKDIGRFKMLWLGFRSLFSDIKNKAGFTTIALDTLEIKTKRSKLWVSLDGEIEKMKAPLVYKICPKSLRVIVPKS
- a CDS encoding NUDIX hydrolase, yielding MISVRRKVARGFIYNPETKLFLIVKGALPPFNFHLPGGGIDKGESAEHALVRELHEELAITQENIISVTFLHKAKESVMLIPHQLDIFLVTVKDFELQLSWELSKYKWISGNELKDYFKSEIIGKVIEKTYT